The sequence TCAACCTTGTTACCAGACAGGGCATTAGCCTTCGCCGTGTCCTTTGCGCGGTTCGTAAAATCTCTTCTGCCTCTGAGGCATTGACCGCTAAAGGCATTTCGCACAAGACATCCTTGCCATTCTCCATTGCCGCCATTGCCATCGGGGCATGCAGGTAATTGGGCGTGGCGATGACAACCGCATTGACCTCCGGGTCCTCCTTCAGCCGGTCAAAATCGGTATAATACCGTTTGATATTGTAGCGGGCAGATAAAAGATGAAGTTTGCGCACATCGGTGTCGCAGAGAGCCACCAGTTCAATTGATGGATTTGCAATTAAGGCGGGAATCAGGGCAAGTTGCGCCTGCACCCCGCAGCCAACAACCGCAACCTGGAGCCTGCCATTCATCAGGAACGGATTAAGACCCGGCGCCCCTCAATCTTTAAGCGCCCCTCGCAGAAAAGCCTGACCGCCTCAGGATATGCCTGATGCTCCTCCACCAGAACCCGCAAGGCAAGCACCTCAGGTGTATCATCATCCCGCACCGCAACTGCCCGCTGCACAATAATAGGACCGGCATCCACATCACCGGTAACAAAGTGAACCGTGCAGCCGGTAACCTTTACCCCGTAGTTTATCACCGCCTTGTGCACCTCCAGCCCCTGCAGACCGGCAAAAGCGGGCAAAAGCGAAGGGTGGATGTTCATAATCTGCAAAGGAAAGCGCTCAAGAAAACGGGAGGAGAGAATCCGGTTGAAACCGGCAAGGCAGACAAGTTTGATATTATAGGGCTCAAGCGCTCTGATAACCTCCTCTTCAAACAGCGCCCGCTTGGGAAACTGGCGATGGTCAATTACAACCGCCGGAATTCCAAATGCCTCTGCCCGGGAAAGAACCGGCGCATCTGGCACATTAACAATCAAGACCCGAATCTCTGCGGGAAAGTCAGGCTCCTGGCAGGCTTTGGCAAGCGCCTCAAAGTTTGTGCCCCGACCCGATGCCAGAACCGCAATGCCCTTTTTCTCTTTCACATATTGATTGTATTAAATGCCGCCCCATTGTCAATCAGGCAACAAGGTCGTGAACTGTGGCATCCTTTATCAGCAGGCGGACAAAACCTCCAGGCTTGACTCTCTCTTTAATAACGACCCTGCCATCAATCTCAGGCGCATCCCATTCGGTCCTACCCTCATTAGGAAAATCAGCAAGGACCAATAGCCTTCTGCCAATCAGACTCCCCAGTTTCGCCCTTG is a genomic window of candidate division WOR-3 bacterium containing:
- the purN gene encoding phosphoribosylglycinamide formyltransferase, encoding MKEKKGIAVLASGRGTNFEALAKACQEPDFPAEIRVLIVNVPDAPVLSRAEAFGIPAVVIDHRQFPKRALFEEEVIRALEPYNIKLVCLAGFNRILSSRFLERFPLQIMNIHPSLLPAFAGLQGLEVHKAVINYGVKVTGCTVHFVTGDVDAGPIIVQRAVAVRDDDTPEVLALRVLVEEHQAYPEAVRLFCEGRLKIEGRRVLIRS